The Breoghania sp. genome has a segment encoding these proteins:
- the clpS gene encoding ATP-dependent Clp protease adapter ClpS gives MAPRMAKDEDDSGDGDIGTVVVTKTKPKTKRPNMYRVLLLNDDYTPMEFVVHVLERFFQKNLEDATRIMLHVHHHGVGECGVFTYEVAETKVTQVMDFARKHQHPLQCVMEKK, from the coding sequence ATGGCGCCGAGAATGGCCAAGGATGAAGATGATTCTGGTGATGGCGACATAGGAACCGTTGTCGTCACCAAGACGAAACCGAAGACGAAGCGGCCGAACATGTATCGTGTGCTGCTTCTGAACGACGATTACACGCCGATGGAATTCGTCGTGCATGTGCTGGAGCGGTTTTTTCAGAAGAACCTGGAAGATGCCACTCGCATCATGTTGCACGTCCACCATCATGGAGTGGGTGAATGCGGCGTATTCACCTACGAAGTTGCCGAAACGAAGGTGACCCAAGTGATGGACTTTGCGCGGAAGCACCAGCATCCGCTGCAATGCGTCATGGAGAAGAAATAA
- the clpA gene encoding ATP-dependent Clp protease ATP-binding subunit ClpA, whose product MPSFSRSLEKALHQALAYANDRNQEYATLEHLLLALIDDQDAAAVMRACNVDLDLLRRNLIEYVDTELENLVHDSDDDSKPTAGFQRVIQRAVIHVQSSGREEVTGANVLVAIFAERESHAAYFLQEQDMTRYDAVNYISHGIAKRSGSSEHRPVRGADEEAATVEDQETPKKKTDALEAYCVNLNEKARGGKIDPLIGRAKEIQRTIQVLCRRQKNNPLFVGDPGVGKTAIAEGLALRIVNGDVPEVLSESTIFSLDMGSLLAGTRYRGDFEERLKQVVKEIEDYPGAIMFIDEIHTVIGAGATSGGAMDASNLLKPALASGAIRCVGSTTYKEYRQFFEKDRALVRRFQKIDVNEPSVSDAIEILKGLKPYFETYHKVRYTNDAIKTAVELSARYISDRKLPDKAIDVIDETGASQMLLPESRRRKTIGVKEIESTIATMARIPPKTVSRDDAEMLSGLSASLKRVVYGQDTAIDALSSAIKLARAGLREPEKPIGSYLFSGPTGVGKTEVARQLASSLGVELIRFDMSEYMERHTVSRLIGAPPGYVGFDQGGLLTDGVDQNPHCVLLLDEIEKAHPDLFNILLQVMDHGKLTDHNGKTVDFRNVILIMTTNAGASDMAKEAIGFARTKREGDDKEAINRLFTPEFRNRLDAIIPFGNLPMEVVYQIVNKFVMQLEAQLADRGVTFELTDEAVKWLADNGYDQQMGARPLARVIQENIKRPLADEVLFGKLKKGGTVKVSVETPEGGKPGLILESIEDAPVQPKKPSAPKKKKPAAKAKVSAKASGSDEGKKRSLVPKVPLAD is encoded by the coding sequence GTGCCGTCATTCTCCCGGAGCCTGGAAAAAGCACTGCATCAGGCGCTTGCCTATGCAAATGACCGCAACCAGGAATACGCGACGCTCGAACACCTGTTGCTCGCGCTGATCGATGATCAGGACGCGGCTGCGGTGATGCGTGCCTGCAACGTCGATCTGGACCTGCTGCGGCGCAACCTCATCGAATATGTAGATACCGAGCTTGAGAACCTCGTCCACGATTCCGACGACGATTCCAAGCCCACGGCTGGATTCCAGCGCGTGATCCAGCGCGCCGTCATCCATGTGCAGTCGTCCGGTCGCGAGGAGGTGACCGGCGCCAATGTGCTGGTGGCGATTTTCGCCGAACGCGAGAGCCATGCGGCCTATTTCCTGCAGGAGCAGGACATGACCCGCTACGATGCGGTCAATTACATCTCGCACGGCATCGCCAAGCGCTCAGGCTCATCCGAGCACCGTCCGGTGCGCGGCGCGGACGAGGAGGCTGCGACCGTGGAGGATCAAGAGACGCCGAAAAAGAAGACGGATGCCCTGGAGGCCTATTGCGTCAATCTCAACGAGAAGGCGCGTGGCGGCAAGATCGATCCGCTCATCGGGCGGGCGAAGGAAATCCAGCGCACCATTCAGGTCCTGTGCCGTCGCCAGAAGAACAATCCGCTCTTTGTGGGCGATCCGGGCGTGGGCAAGACGGCCATTGCGGAAGGTCTTGCGCTTCGCATCGTCAATGGCGACGTGCCAGAAGTGTTGAGCGAATCCACGATCTTCTCGCTCGACATGGGCTCGCTTCTGGCGGGGACGCGTTATCGCGGCGATTTCGAAGAACGGCTGAAACAGGTCGTGAAGGAGATCGAGGATTATCCCGGCGCCATCATGTTCATCGATGAAATCCATACGGTGATTGGTGCCGGCGCGACCTCGGGCGGGGCGATGGACGCCTCCAATCTGCTGAAGCCTGCTCTTGCGTCGGGGGCCATCCGGTGCGTCGGATCCACGACCTACAAGGAGTACCGACAGTTCTTCGAGAAGGACCGTGCACTTGTGCGCCGGTTCCAGAAGATCGACGTGAACGAGCCGTCGGTGAGTGACGCGATCGAGATCCTGAAGGGGCTCAAGCCCTATTTCGAGACCTATCACAAGGTTCGCTACACCAACGACGCCATCAAGACGGCGGTGGAGTTGTCGGCCCGCTACATTTCCGACCGCAAGCTGCCGGACAAGGCGATCGATGTGATCGACGAGACCGGGGCCTCGCAGATGCTGCTGCCGGAATCCCGTCGTCGCAAGACCATCGGGGTGAAGGAGATCGAATCCACCATCGCCACGATGGCGCGCATTCCGCCAAAGACTGTGTCGCGGGACGACGCGGAGATGCTCTCAGGCCTTTCCGCATCGCTCAAGCGGGTCGTCTACGGGCAGGATACGGCGATCGATGCGCTGTCGTCGGCCATCAAGCTGGCGCGTGCGGGCCTTCGCGAGCCGGAAAAGCCCATCGGGTCCTATCTCTTCTCTGGCCCGACCGGCGTCGGCAAGACAGAGGTTGCCCGTCAGCTTGCCTCCTCGCTGGGGGTGGAGCTGATCCGTTTCGACATGTCGGAATATATGGAGCGGCACACGGTCTCGCGTTTGATCGGTGCGCCTCCGGGCTATGTCGGCTTCGATCAGGGCGGTCTTCTGACTGATGGCGTCGACCAGAACCCGCATTGCGTGCTTCTGCTTGACGAGATCGAGAAGGCGCATCCGGACCTGTTCAACATCCTGTTGCAGGTGATGGACCACGGCAAACTGACCGATCACAACGGCAAGACGGTCGATTTCCGCAATGTGATCCTGATCATGACCACGAATGCGGGCGCATCCGATATGGCCAAGGAGGCCATCGGGTTTGCGCGCACGAAGCGGGAAGGCGACGACAAGGAAGCGATCAACCGGCTGTTCACGCCGGAATTCCGCAATCGCCTGGATGCGATCATCCCCTTCGGCAATCTGCCGATGGAAGTCGTCTACCAGATCGTCAACAAGTTCGTCATGCAGCTTGAGGCCCAGCTGGCCGATCGCGGCGTGACGTTCGAACTGACCGACGAGGCCGTGAAGTGGCTGGCGGATAATGGCTATGACCAGCAGATGGGCGCGCGCCCGCTGGCCCGCGTCATCCAGGAGAACATCAAGCGGCCCTTGGCCGATGAGGTTCTATTCGGCAAGCTCAAAAAGGGCGGAACGGTGAAGGTCTCGGTGGAGACACCGGAAGGTGGCAAGCCCGGCCTTATCCTTGAATCCATCGAGGACGCGCCGGTTCAGCCCAAGAAGCCATCCGCTCCGAAGAAGAAAAAGCCTGCTGCCAAGGCCAAGGTTTCCGCCAAGGCCTCCGGTTCGGATGAGGGCAAGAAGCGCTCCCTGGTCCCGAAGGTTCCGCTTGCCGACTGA